The window cggcctggaacactcccctgctACCAGTAAAAAAGCCAGGAACCGGGGACTATCGCCCTGTTCAAGACCTAAGAGAGATCAACAACAGAGTGGAGGACATTCACCCCACAGTACCTAATCCGTACAATCTGCTTAGCACTCTTAACCCCGAGCGAAAATGGTATACTGTCctggacttaaaagatgctttcttttgcttgcctctgcataaaGATAGTCAATTGCTGTTTGCTTTTGAGTGGGTAAACCCAGAAACCGGAACATCTGGTCAACTAACTTGGACCAGACTTCCACAGGGGTTCAAGAACTCCCCCACTCTTtttgatgaagccctccacagagatCTCAATAACTTCAGAACCATGCACCCTGAAGTCACCCTActccaatatgtggatgaccTGCTACTGGTAGCAGAcaccaaggaaaactgtgagtctgggacccaaACACTACTATCTGAGCTTGCTCAACTCGGGTATAGAGCTTCTGTCAAAAAGTcccaaatttgccagcaagaagtaatcttcctggGCTATTCCCTTAGGGGCGGTAAACGAtggctcactgagcccagaaaacaaactgTTGTGCAGATACCAACCCCATCTAATAAGAGGCAACTCAGAGAGTTTCTTGGGACTGCTGGCTTTTGCAGGTTATGGATACCTGGGTTTGCAACCTTAGCTGCTCCTTTATACCTGTGGTTAAAGGGAAATGCCCAATTCCAATGGAACCCCGAACACCAACAAGCTTTTGATAACATCAAAAGGGCGCTGCTATCTGCTCCAGCCTTAGCACTCCTGGATGTAGAAAAACCCTTTACTCTCTAcattgaggaaaagaaaggaatagcACGAGGAGTGCTTACTCAATCTTTAGGACCTTGGAAAAGGCCTATAGCCTACTTATCTAAAAAGCTGGACCCAGTGGCTAGTGGATGGCCTCATTGCCTAAAAGCTATAGCAGCGGCGGCCCTACTAATCAAAGATGCTGATAAGTTAACGCTGTGGCAGAAGCTAACCATTATAACCCCCCATGCCCTAGAGAGCATCATCCACCAGCCACCAGACAGATGGCTATCAAACTCTAGAATAACACACTATCAGAGCCTGTTGCTTGACAAGGACAAAATAATATTGGGACCCCCTGCCCCTCTTAACCCGGCTACACTACTACCTGAACAATCATCAGAACCTGTCACTCATGACTGTCAACATATACTGGCAGAAGAAACCAGTATACGACGGGATTTAAAGGATCAGCCACTGCCCCACTCTGAGATCATATGGTTCACTGATGGCAGCAGTTTTCTCCAGGACGGTAAGCGGTGGGCTGGGGCAACAATTGTTAGCAGAACTAAAGTCATCTGGTCCTCTAGCCTCCCAGAGGGAACATCGGCTCAAAAGGCAGAGCTGATCGCCCTCACGAAGGCATTAGAGCTGGCAGCAGGCAAAAAGGCCACCATATACACAGATAGCCGCTATGCCTTCGCTACCGCTCATGTACATGGGGCTATCTACCAGCAAAGGGGACTATTAACCTCGGCGGGAAAAGAAATAAGGAACAAAGATGAGATCCTCCGCCTCCTCTCAGCAATACAAAGCCCTAAAGAACTAGCTATAGTGCATTCTCCAGGACACCAGAAAGGAAAGGATCCCGTAGCGGTTGGAAACAGGAGGGCAGATAAAGAGGCTAAATTGGCAGCTCTAAACAGAGTaaccatgttaacactttccaTAAGGGGGAAATATGAGTCAGGAGATTTAACTACATCGGAGCACCCTGACAACTTAACATCTGAGGACACTGACACTGAACTCCTTGACAACACTGAACCCAActtgcaatttcagaaagccctacacTACGTTAAGAATGTacatcaactcactcaccttggttcaaagaaactgcaggcattcctaaaagatcaagaacagagttttccactAACCAGCTCACAGCGAAAAAAATTAGCTGAACGAGTAACAAAAGCCTGTCGGGTCTTCAATTGGTTAATGCTTGCCCCTCCAAGCTTCCTATAGGAAGGCACTTTCGaggaaccagaccaggacaattctgggaagtggactttactgaaattaagccagcaatgtatggacttaaatatctcctaatctttgtagatacattttcaggaGGGATTGAAGCCTTCCCCGCAAAAAAAGAAACAGCGCAAATGTTggtcaagaagatcctggaatatatttttccaagatacggCCTGCCTAAGGTAATAAGGTCCGATAATGGACCGGCGTtcgtggcccaggtaagtcaggggttagccaggaccctggggattaattggaagTTACATTGCActtatagaccccagagctcaggacaggtagaaagaatgaatagaaccattaaagagaccttgaCGAAATTAAGCTTAGAGAccggcataaaagattggactatgctcctgccttatgcactgtttcGTGCAAGAAATACTCCCTatgtttctttgtgtaacctcaccccctatgaaattctctatggtgcccctcctccaataagGGACCTGACCCCAACTCTAAGACCTAACGATTCCTTtcacacccccttgcttgacagactaaaagctcttgaaagaacccagcgatacctgtggaaacagctggccactgcctaccaaccTGGGGACGAAGGGACTCCACACCGATATCAAGTAGGAGACTTCGTCTATGTAAGAAgacatcaggtgtcatccctAGAACCTCGCTGGAAAAgaccataccaggtgctacttataacacctacagCAGTAAAGGTAGATggaatcacttcctggatccatgcctctcatctcaagcctGCTCCTTGTCCAGATTCTGGCTGGAAACTGGAAAAGACTGATAACCCTCTCAAATTGCGTATTCGCCATGTGGATAGGGCTATGGATCCTCCCCTTGACCATCAGTAGTCCTAATCCTCATCAGCCCGTTCAGCAGCGATGGCTGATCATAAATCCTACTGGACAGGAAGTATGGTCTGTCTCGCACACAGCCCCCTTAGGGACCTAGTGGCCATCTCTCCACCCGGATATTTGTCAGCAGGCTATAGGTCTTTCCTATTGGGATATCCCTGATGAAAAagatcccactaaaattccattaaatccccTCCATATCATAGATAATGgaaacaaacattatggatgtagGGACATACAAGCTAGATGTAGGTTGGCTAGCCTGGATTATTATGTTTGCCCGGCGGACAATCGAAGCCGCGAACAGTCACGGCTGTGTGAGGGAAAAGCCGACTTCTTCTGTAAGTCATGGGGATGTGAGCATACAGGGGCTGTCTGGTGGAACCCAGACTCCACTGACAGTCTGATTCGGGtaagaagaaataatactaaaTTAAATCCCAAAAAATGCCTCCCATTTAAACGGAGCCCCCAAGCGG is drawn from Urocitellus parryii isolate mUroPar1 chromosome 4, mUroPar1.hap1, whole genome shotgun sequence and contains these coding sequences:
- the LOC144249015 gene encoding LOW QUALITY PROTEIN: uncharacterized protein LOC144249015 (The sequence of the model RefSeq protein was modified relative to this genomic sequence to represent the inferred CDS: inserted 3 bases in 3 codons; deleted 2 bases in 2 codons; substituted 2 bases at 2 genomic stop codons) — its product is MGQSHSTLLSLTLDHWAEVPXRTQNLSFSVKRRTWQTLGATEWPAFGVGWPPEGSFYSPLIQKVRNIVLQPGPHSHPDQQPYILTWQDLCESTPPWVKAFLVPVPAPTPPPTILSLKPPPPPFEVKQAKHSSDDFLEAHIAPPPLEEAGPAKGTRQQRMIKNPEAPMILPLRPHGPMIEDGHGGEMXIYQYWPFSSSDLYNWKNNNPPFSEDPTRLTGLIESLMFSHQPTWDDCQQLLGTLFTTEERERILLEAIKNILGPDGQPTQLPNIIEADFPLNXPNWDPNTFEGREHLSTYRRALIAGLRAAARQPTNLTKVREIIQGPNESPSMFLEKIMETYRRYTPFDPXEDQKASVTMACIGQAALDIKRKLQRLDGLQDMTLRDLVREAEKVYYKRETEEKKEQRREKEREQRKKEREQREDERSKRQTEALTKILVTTTNRPEVRRQGDRKGYLGPRQKPHLASDQCAYCREKGHWVKECSRKKQPCQPAILTLEDDEESRGSDPLPELRVTFEVEETPVNFEVDTGAIYSALKAPLGPLSTKRSLVQGANSSKYRARTTKRTMDLGKGKIHHSFLVIPECPAPLMGKDLLTKLLARITFNPEGPQMEFLNPSVKTPIVMAFTMSVEDEHQLFTPPKTDQTGKLSQKWITDYPRAWAKTAKLGKAIKQPPIMVELKTSASPINIKQHPLSKEAKDGIRHHIQKYLALGVLRPCQSAWNTPLLPVKKPGTGDYRPVQDLREINNRVEDIHPTVPNPYNLLSTLNPERKWYTVLDLKDAFFCLPLHKDSQLLFAFEWVNPETGTSGQLTWTRLPQGFKNSPTLFDEALHRDLNNFRTMHPEVTLLQYVDDLLLVADTKENCESGTQTLLSELAQLGYRASVKKSQICQQEVIFLGYSLRGGKRWLTEPRKQTVVQIPTPSNKRQLREFLGTAGFCRLWIPGFATLAAPLYLWLKGNAQFQWNPEHQQAFDNIKRALLSAPALALLDVEKPFTLYIEEKKGIARGVLTQSLGPWKRPIAYLSKKLDPVASGWPHCLKAIAAAALLIKDADKLTLWQKLTIITPHALESIIHQPPDRWLSNSRITHYQSLLLDKDKIILGPPAPLNPATLLPEQSSEPVTHDCQHILAEETSIRRDLKDQPLPHSEIIWFTDGSSFLQDGKRWAGATIVSRTKVIWSSSLPEGTSAQKAELIALTKALELAAGKKATIYTDSRYAFATAHVHGAIYQQRGLLTSAGKEIRNKDEILRLLSAIQSPKELAIVHSPGHQKGKDPVAVGNRRADKEAKLAALNRVTMLTLSIRGKYESGDLTTSEHPDNLTSEDTDTELLDNTEPNLQFQKALHYVKNVHQLTHLGSKKLQAFLKDQEQSFPLTSSQRKKLAERVTKACXGLQLVNACPSKLPIGRHFRGTRPGQFWEVDFTEIKPAMYGLKYLLIFVDTFSGGIEAFPAKKETAQMLVKKILEYIFPRYGLPKVIRSDNGPAFVAQVSQGLARTLGINWKLHCTYRPQSSGQVERMNRTIKETLTKLSLETGIKDWTMLLPYALFRARNTPYVSLCNLTPYEILYGAPPPIRDLTPTLRPNDSFHTPLLDRLKALERTQRYLWKQLATAYQPGDEGTPHRYQVGDFVYVRRHQVSSLEPRWKRPYQVLLITPTAVKVDGITSWIHASHLKPAPCPDSGWKLEKTDNPLKLRIRHVDRAMDPPLDHQ